The Candidatus Dormiibacterota bacterium genomic sequence GTCGCCGCCGCCGGGTGCCCCCGGACCGCCGGGGGGCAGCACCACCGCCATCAGCGCGAGGTCCCGGGCATGCCCGGCGGGCGCTCCGCCGCAGGCAGCGCCCACTCGATGTTGTGGGTGAAGGCGACCGGCTCGCCGAAGGAGACGTAGTCCCTGCGCAGGGGGTGACCCTCCCAGTCGTCGGGGAGGAGGATCCGGCGCAGGTCGTGGTGACCGGTGAACCGGATGCCGAGCAGGTCGTAGCACTCGCGCTCGTGCCAGTCCATGCCGCAGAACTCACCCTCGAGGGAGGGCACGGTGGGGTCGTCCTCCGGCACCTGCACCACCAGCCGGCAGACGTCGTTGTGCCGCAGTGAGCGCAGCTGGTAGACGACGTCGTAGCGGGGCGCGTCGGGCTCGCGGTCGGGCCAGTCGACGGCGGTCACGTACACCGGCATCGTGTACAGCCCCTCGGGGTCGTCGCGGAGCAGCGCGCAGGCGTCGACGAGCGACTCGCGACGGATCACGACCGTCTCCTCGCCGCGGCCCTGCTCGCGCCGCACCACCGCATCGGGGAGGCGGGCGGCGAGCAGCGCGGCGGCGCGGGCACCGGCATGCGGAGGGGCCGCCGAGGCGGAGTCGGGGGTGGTGGTCAGGGTGGTCTACCCGCGCAGTGACGCCGGCTCGCCGGCGATCTTCTTCTGGAGCTTCACCACGGCGTCGAGCAGCCCCTCGGGCCGGGGCGGGCAGCCGGGCAGGTAGATGTCCACGGGGACGACCTTGTCGACGCCCTGCACGATCGCGTAGTTGTTGAACATTCCACCGCAGGACGCGCACGCGCCCATGCTGATCACCCACTTGGGCTCCGGCATCTGGTCGTAGATCTGCCGGAGCACCGGGGCCATCTTCTGGGAGACGCGACCGGCGACGATCATCAGGTCGGCCTGGCGCGGGGAGGCGCGGAACACCTCGGCGCCGAAGCGCGACATGTCGTAGCGGCTGTTGCCCACCGCCATCATCTCGATGGCGCAGCAGGCCAGCCCGAACAGCGCCGGCCACAGCGAGCTGTAGCGTCCCCACGCGATCACCTTGCCGACGGTGGTGGTGATGACCCCGGTCTGCACCGCGGTGCGCTCGCGCTCGCCGGTGCGGGGGAGGGGGATCGCGGGCGTGTCGGACTGCGCGAGGTGCGCTCCCGGCAGCACCAGCCTGGACCGCGGCTCGTTCAGTCCCATCGCAGCGCGCCCTTGCGCCAGACGTAGGTCAGCGCCACCAGGAGGGTGAGGATGAAGATGCCGATCTCCACCAGTCCGAAGATCTTGAGGTCGCGCACCACCGTGGCCCACGGGAAGAGGAACACCGACTCCACGTCGAAGATGATGAAGAGCATCGCGGTGACGTAGAAGCTGACCGAGAAGCGGCGGCGCGCCGACTCGACGGGCATGATCCCGCACTCGTAGGGCAGCTCCTTCTCCGGCGACGGCTTGCGCGGGCCGACCAGGGAGTTGAGCAGCTGGACGCCTCCGCCAAAGGCGACACAGATCGCCAGAAAGACGAGGATGGGTGCGTAATCGGACAGCATTGCGTGGTGCATGCTACCAAAGGGTCCCGCCGCGGCCGCCGCGCCGCCGACCGGCCCTGAACCGCGCAAACGCGCCAAAAGAGGGCCCGCGTGCAGCCCGTCCCCACCACCGTCCCGGCCCTGGTCACGGGCGCCTAGCGGAGGGTCGCGGGGCTCCCGGTCGGCACCAGCTCCACCGCGACCTCGCCGGCGGCGATCGGCGCGGGGGTGCCGTCGGCGAGGAGCAGGCGGGGCGGGCCCTTGGCGTCCTGGGTCCAGGTTGCCGTGTAGGCCATCCCTGCGGCGAACACCTGAGCCGGGCCGCTGCCGGTCAGGGTGTGGTCGAGGCCCACCACCCCGT encodes the following:
- a CDS encoding NADH-quinone oxidoreductase subunit C, with the protein product MIRRESLVDACALLRDDPEGLYTMPVYVTAVDWPDREPDAPRYDVVYQLRSLRHNDVCRLVVQVPEDDPTVPSLEGEFCGMDWHERECYDLLGIRFTGHHDLRRILLPDDWEGHPLRRDYVSFGEPVAFTHNIEWALPAAERPPGMPGTSR
- the ndhC gene encoding NADH-quinone oxidoreductase subunit A — encoded protein: MLSDYAPILVFLAICVAFGGGVQLLNSLVGPRKPSPEKELPYECGIMPVESARRRFSVSFYVTAMLFIIFDVESVFLFPWATVVRDLKIFGLVEIGIFILTLLVALTYVWRKGALRWD